One part of the Rutidosis leptorrhynchoides isolate AG116_Rl617_1_P2 chromosome 1, CSIRO_AGI_Rlap_v1, whole genome shotgun sequence genome encodes these proteins:
- the LOC139866283 gene encoding protein SRG1-like, whose protein sequence is MENQEEETINLGRSLLVPSVQQLVRDEPSITKIPHRYVHQLDDHDSSFVSSDDPLTINPSVPVIDLHNLIENTSTYSSELNKLHTASEEWGFFQVINHGISESLLEDFRREILDFFGLSMEEKKHLWQEENSYEGFGQLFVVSEEQKLDWSDMFAITTLPRHLRKSQLFQKLPPLLRDKLEAYSAEVKKLAVAILGQMGKALGIKTEEMSELFEDGFQAMRMNYYPPCPQPELALGFSPHSDADALTILYQLNQTDGLQIRKDGKWVTIKPLPNALVVNIGDIMEIVSNGVYKSIEHRAMVNEHNERLSVATFYCSTMGTEVGPAQSLVAQHKVENFRRVPLEEYFKECFARKLDECIVEKVFSIISASLIS, encoded by the exons ATGGAAAACCAAGAAGAAGAAACAATTAACTTAGGGAGATCGCTGCTTGTACCAAGTGTTCAACAACTTGTACGTGATGAGCCATCTATAACCAAGATCCCACATCGATATGTGCATCAACTTGATGATCATGATTCCTCATTTGTATCATCTGATGATCCGTTAACTATTAATCCTTCAGTGCCGGTTATTGATCTTCACAACTTGATTGAAAACACATCAACTTATTCATCTGAGCTCAATAAGCTTCATACCGCTTCTGAAGAATGGGGATTCTTCCAG GTTATCAACCATGGGATAAGTGAGTCGTTATTAGAAGATTTCAGGAGGGAAATCTTGGATTTCTTCGGTCTTTCAATGGAAGAGAAAAAACATCTTTGGCAAGAAGAAAACAGTTATGAAGGTTTCGGTCAACTGTTTGTCGTATCTGAGGAGCAAAAGCTTGATTGGTCCGACATGTTTGCCATAACAACTCTTCCACGTCATCTCAGGAAATCTCAACTATTTCAAAAGTTGCCACCTCTCCTCAG GGACAAGTTGGAAGCCTACAGTGCAGAAGTGAAAAAGTTAGCAGTGGCAATCTTGGGCCAAATGGGTAAAGCTCTGGGAATAAAAACAGAGGAGATGAGTGAACTGTTTGAAGATGGGTTTCAAGCAATGAGAATGAATTACTATCCTCCATGTCCCCAGCCTGAATTGGCTCTCGGATTCTCACCACATTCTGATGCAGATGCTTTAACCATCCTCTATCAACTTAACCAAACAGACGGTCTCCAAATTCGAAAAGATGGAAAATGGGTAACCATTAAACCTCTACCAAATGCTTTGGTAGTTAACATTGGTGACATAATGGAG ATCGTAAGTAATGGTGTGTATAAGAGCATCGAGCATCGAGCAATGGTCAATGAGCACAATGAGCGGTTGTCAGTGGCGACATTCTACTGCTCCACTATGGGTACAGAAGTAGGCCCTGCACAAAGCCTTGTGGCACAACATAAGGTAGAAAACTTTCGGCGAGTGCCACTTGAGGAATACTTCAAAGAATGTTTTGCTCGAAAACTTGATG